The Candidatus Delongbacteria bacterium genomic sequence TTTTCGTAGAACATGTCATCATCTTCCATATCTACACCCCATTCCTCAAGCACGGTATCTTTTTCCTCATATTCCTGCTCAACTTCAGCAGCTACATTCTCATCCACGTGAACAATTTCTCCAGTTTCACGATTTAGATAGTAAGTAATATGGGACGTTCTGTCCTGCATCGCTCTGATGATTTCTTCAATGTCCACTTCAAACATTGATTTCTCCTTTTTAACTTTTTAAGGTTCTGTGTTAAACAAAATTTCATCTGTTTTTTTTATAAGAAGACCAATATTGGGTTTTGAAACAAAAAACTCGTTATCCAAATTTTTGATATTGTTCTTAACCTGACTTGAGGTAAGTGAGCTAAAAACAAGTATAGGAATATCTGATAGTACCTTATCCTCTTTCAACTCTTTAATAATAAAATCTCCACTGATTTGTGGCATTTCAAGATCGGTTATAATCAGTTTAGGCTTGGAAGAACATACACCGCTTTCACAAAGTTTCTTAACTCTCAATAATTCTTCAAACAATGTTTTACCATTCTCAAATATTGTAATATCCTTGTAACCAGTATTATAGAATGAGTTATATAGCATTTTTCGAACAAAAGGAGAATCCTCTGCAATCAAAATTCTCTTATCCTCTCTTCCTTGAATAAATTTCTCTACTACAACCTCTTTCATTCCCGAGTTAGAACTAATATCATCAATTATTTTTTCTACGTCCAACATTACAATTATATTTTCAAAATTACGAATTACTCCAATTATTCCCGATTTTTCTGTAGAAATAATTTTCTGAGGATTTTCTAAGTCTTTCCAGCTTAACTCTCTAATCTGCAAAACATTATCTACCAAAAAGGAATACTTCTCTCCGTTAAACTCACAAATCATAACCTTCGATTTCAAGATATCCTTTTTAGTACTATTACCCAACCAAATGGAAATATCAATTAAAGGTAACATCTGATCTCTGTGGTCAAAGACTCCTCTTATTGCCTCATGAATCGAACCTGTTTTTATAAGATCATGATCAAAAATAATTATCTCCTGCACTTTGGCTACATTTAGCCCGAAATGCTGGTCATTAATTGTAAACTCAACAATTTTTAGATCGTTTGTCATCAATCCTCTAATCTAATTATTTATCACCCATCCTACAAAAAAGTAAGCCTTCACTACTATTTTTTGAGATCGGTTTTTCCAGCTTTCCTAATGCTGTATTAATTTGGAATATAAACGTACCATATTTCCATGTCAATATAAAAAACATTAAAGAAATTGAAATGAATCAAAAAAAATATCAAACTTAAATCTCGTTATATTCAACAATTAAAATCTTTAGCACAAAAAAAATGCATCCGACCGGATTCGAACCGGTAACCGCAGGAGTCGGAGTCCTGTACTCTATCCAATTGAACTACGGATGCAATTTCAAAAACATAATAACATTTCAATCTCAAGTTTCAAAATCATTTCAGTCCTATTAATTTATTTTTTTTGAAAACAATCTTTTTAAGAATTCTCAATTTTTTTGTGTATCAACAAACTGAAAACGGCTATTAATACAGCACAACCAATAAATCCAGCCTCAATATTTACAACGTCTGAAAGTGATCCAGCAATTAAATTCCCAAAAGGTGTACTTCCCGCAAAAACCATAGTATAAATACTCATCACTCTGCCTCTGTACTCCGCTTTTGAATTGATCTGCAATGTAGTATTAACAGTATTAAAGAAAAATATATTAAAAACACCATTCAAGAAAAGTAAAGAAAATGTTAAGTAAAAATTCGTTGAGAAACCTATTATAAATAGAGAAACTGATATCATAAACGGAAAAACATTGAGAATGAATTTTCTATTCAAAATTTCACTTTTTGCAGATATAAACAAACCTCCACTTATGGCTCCCAATCCCAAACCAGACATTAAGAAACCGTATACCTGTGCATCAGCACTTAGAACCTCTTTTGTGTAGACAGGAATTAAAATTCCATAATTAACAGCTAAAGTACCAACAACAAACAACAGAGTAACAGATTTCATTAAAAGTTTATCTGCAAATACATATTTTAATCCATCCTTAATCTGCCTAGTAACTTTTTCTTTAACCTTAACAACTATTTTTTCAGTTTTCATTCTGACAAGAAAATAGATTACCACAATAAAGGACAACCCATTGATAAGGAAACATATCTCAATATTAAAATACGCCATTAAAAGTCCAGCCAAGGATGGACCAACAATCCTTGCAAGATTGAAAGTAACAGAGTTCAAAGCAATAGCACTCGTAAGATGATTTTTACCAACAAGCTCCATCATAAAAGTTTGCCGTGCTGGCATATCCATGGTATTCGCCACACCTAGAAGTGTTGCAAGGATCAAAATATGCCAATATTGAACAGTCTGAAAAAAAACTAACCCAGTCATAATAAAAGCAAGGATCATCATGGAAAATTGAGTAAACAGAAGAAGGTTCTTTTTAGGAATCCTATCGAGATACACACCAGCAAAAAGAGAAAATATCAATACCGGAGTAAATTGAGCTGCACCAACAAGTCCCATTAGGAATGGCGAGTCAGTCAACTTATAAACAAGCCATGATTGAGCTATTGTCTGCATCCATGTTCCTGTAACAGAAACTGTTTGTCCAAGCCAGTACAGCCTATAATTTTGGTGTCTAAATGCTGGATAATTTCTCTTTAAAAAAACTTTTATATAAGTAAATATTTGCATTTATCCTCTTTTTCAAATTAAACAATTCTATTTCAAAAATAGTTTTTATATATCAGGCTCACAATTACAGCTCCCACCATAAATAGAAAAATTGGTCGAATAAAACCACTACCTTTTCTTATTGCTAACGATGATCCGGCTCTAGCTCCAATGAATTGTCCTATTGCCATAATGATACCGTAATAAAAATTGATATTACCGCCTATTAGAAACAGAGTTAAAGCTGTTAAATTTGAAGTAAAATTCATAACTTTAGTATAGCCTGTAGCTTTAATCATATTAAAGCCTAGAATAAACATTATTGAAACAACCCAAAAATTCCCCGTACCCGGACCGAAAAAACCATCATAAAAACCTAGAAGTAATCCGAATAGGATGAAAAACAAATTTTGTCTCATTCTGGGATGTCTGTCTATTTTACCGAGATTGGGACTTAAAATT encodes the following:
- a CDS encoding TSUP family transporter, producing the protein MLEVLIYIVLFFTGFIGGFIDSVAGGGGLITLPVLVSIGLPPHVALGTNKFQSSFGSFSSALNFIRKGVVDLKTSGLGILFTFIGAFIGTTTIQLINADFLGKIIPGLLTLIFIYVILSPNLGKIDRHPRMRQNLFFILFGLLLGFYDGFFGPGTGNFWVVSIMFILGFNMIKATGYTKVMNFTSNLTALTLFLIGGNINFYYGIIMAIGQFIGARAGSSLAIRKGSGFIRPIFLFMVGAVIVSLIYKNYF
- a CDS encoding chemotaxis protein CheV; amino-acid sequence: MTNDLKIVEFTINDQHFGLNVAKVQEIIIFDHDLIKTGSIHEAIRGVFDHRDQMLPLIDISIWLGNSTKKDILKSKVMICEFNGEKYSFLVDNVLQIRELSWKDLENPQKIISTEKSGIIGVIRNFENIIVMLDVEKIIDDISSNSGMKEVVVEKFIQGREDKRILIAEDSPFVRKMLYNSFYNTGYKDITIFENGKTLFEELLRVKKLCESGVCSSKPKLIITDLEMPQISGDFIIKELKEDKVLSDIPILVFSSLTSSQVKNNIKNLDNEFFVSKPNIGLLIKKTDEILFNTEP
- a CDS encoding MFS transporter; its protein translation is MQIFTYIKVFLKRNYPAFRHQNYRLYWLGQTVSVTGTWMQTIAQSWLVYKLTDSPFLMGLVGAAQFTPVLIFSLFAGVYLDRIPKKNLLLFTQFSMMILAFIMTGLVFFQTVQYWHILILATLLGVANTMDMPARQTFMMELVGKNHLTSAIALNSVTFNLARIVGPSLAGLLMAYFNIEICFLINGLSFIVVIYFLVRMKTEKIVVKVKEKVTRQIKDGLKYVFADKLLMKSVTLLFVVGTLAVNYGILIPVYTKEVLSADAQVYGFLMSGLGLGAISGGLFISAKSEILNRKFILNVFPFMISVSLFIIGFSTNFYLTFSLLFLNGVFNIFFFNTVNTTLQINSKAEYRGRVMSIYTMVFAGSTPFGNLIAGSLSDVVNIEAGFIGCAVLIAVFSLLIHKKIENS